A stretch of the Nothobranchius furzeri strain GRZ-AD chromosome 5, NfurGRZ-RIMD1, whole genome shotgun sequence genome encodes the following:
- the ggctb gene encoding gamma-glutamylcyclotransferase, which yields MLARLDSSLMLSRPFPEEETEENMENNHTFLYFAYGSNLLKERLHLKNPSATVNCVARLKDYKLVFGNYKGLASDRWHGGVATIEHSPGDEVWGVVWRLNITDLESLDSQENVTLGAYSPVELSVKTRSQEINCRTYIMNSYVYAPPSPQYLQVIVMGAEQNGLPKDYQDKLRSIKTNMYKGLLPMMAELEQARRWAREKVNHHSDA from the exons ATGCTGGCCCGTCTTGACAGCTCATTAATGTTGTCCCGTCCATTTCCCGAAGaagaaactgaagaaaacatggaGAACAACCACACCTTTCTGTATTTTGCCTATGGTAGTAACCTTCTGAAGGAACGCCTTCACCTGAAGAACCCTTCAGCAACAGTGAACTGTGTGGCAAGGCTCAAG GACTATAAATTAGTTTTTGGGAACTACAAAGGACTCGCCAGTGACCGGTGGCATGGCGGTGTGGCCACTATAGAGCACAGCCCAGGAGAtgaggtgtggggtgtggtgtggAGACTGAACATAACTGATCTAGAGTCACTTGACAG CCAAGAGAATGTCACATTGGGTGCCTACAGTCCTGTGGAACTATCAGTGAAAACAAGAAGTCAGGAGATCAACTGTCGCACGTACATCATGAACAGCTATGTGTACGCTCCACCTTCTCCTCAGTATCTTCAG GTGATTGTGATGGGCGCTGAGCAGAATGGACTGCCGAAGGACTACCAGGACAAACTTCGCTCAATCAAGACCAACATGTATAAAGGTCTGCTGCCAATGATGGCTGAACTGGAACAAGCAAGAAGATGGGCCAGAGAGAAAGTCAACCACCATTCTGATGCCTAG